The genomic segment agacctggtgcccacttaactgtgaaaaagatttttgtcagtggcattaaagaagacactgaggaacatcacttaagagattattttgaacagtatgggaaaattgaagtgattgaaatcatgactgaccgaggcagtggcaaaaagagaggctttgcTTTTGTAACCTTTGATGACCATGACTCCGTAGACAAGGTTGTCATTCAGAAATACCACACTGTGAATGGCCACAACTGTGAAGGAAGGAAAGCCCTATCTAAGCAAGAGGTGGCTAGTGCTTCATCGAGTCAGAGAGGTCGAAGTGGTTCTGGAAACTTTGGTGGTGGTTGtggaggtggttttggtgggaatgacaactttggttgtggaggaaacttcagtggtcgcggtggctttggtggcagctgcagtggtggtggatatggtggCCGTGGGGATGGCTATAATGGATTTGGTAATGATGGAAgcaattttggaggtggtggaagatacaatgattttggcaattacaacaatcaatcttcaaattttggacccaTGAAAAGAGGGGactttggaggcagaagttcTGGCCCCTATGGCGGTGGAGGCCAATACTTTGCCAAACCACGAAACTGAGGTGGCTATGGCGGTTCCAGCAGCAGTAGTAGCTATGGCAGtggcagaaggttttaattactgccaggaagcaaagcttagcaggagaggagagccagagaagtgacagggaagctacaggttacaacagatttgtgaactcagccaagcacagtggtggcagggcctagctgctacaaagaagacatgttttagacAATACTCATGTGTATGGGCCAAAAAACCTCGAGGACTATATTTGTGACTAATTGtataacaggttattttagtttctgttctgtggaaagtgtaaagcattccaacaaagggttttaatgtagatttttttttttgcacccatgcTTTTGACtgctaaatgtaatagtctgatcatgatgctgaataaatgtgtctttttaaaaatgtgctgtgTAAAGTTAGTCTACTCTGAAGCCATTTTGGTAAATTACCCCAACAGTGTGAAGTTAGAATTCCTTCAGGGTGATGCCAGgttccatttgaaatttatttacaacCTGCTTTGGTGGAGAAGCTGTTGTCTTCAGAAACCGTGGTGTAGCTGAACTGACAGTTACTGTGTTGTGACCTGGAGttcacctttatttatttttttaaaattttatttatttatttattatttttttgggggtacaccaagttcaatcatctgtttttatacacatatccctgtattccctccctccctcgactcccccccccaccctccctcgagtcccccccacccttcccatcccagtcctctaaggcatcttccatccttgagtccTGGAGTTCACCTTTAAAAGGGTCACCCAAGCAAAGTCACGGAAGTTTTTTGGTTATTAATATTATGATTGTTGGCACATCCTATGCAATATATCTAAATTGAATTATGGTACCAGTTAAAGTTACAGATGGGAATGAAGCTTGTGTATCATCCATTATCATGTGTAATCAATAAACGATTTAATACCCtcttgaatggaaaaaaaaaaaactgacaaagttAAGGTACTGCCCTGGTGGttcggtggttaagactctgtgcctcTAATGCTCGGGAtgcaggtttcatccctggtcggggaactaagatcccacatgctgcagggcatggccaaaaaaaaaaaatcacaaacttaagaaataaagaattaacCAGGAACATTCCCAAAGTAAAGAAGACAAAGATATAATATCTTTAATATAAAACGGCccatacaaatgaataaaaaatttcagaaggtGATAGGCAGATGACATGAATAAAcaattttaagagaatttttaaaaattaatggacTTAAGAGCATAGTCCTCTTACcaataatcaaagaaattaaaactaatgCAAGGACATACCATTGTAGCTATCATATTAGTTACATGTAGGGGAAAATGTGAATATCAAAATATGGAGAGGATATAGACAAAAGGACACTTGTATTTGGGCATTCTGGCAGCATAGATAAAAGACCCCCAAAATGTTCTTCTTAGATGTTctacttttgaaaatattaaagttaTAGGCTGTGTACATAAAAAGCCTTTCTTTTCAGAGACTTTCATTGCATTGTTATTTGCAATCGTGAAAGCTTAGAAATCTCCTTAATCTTCCAACAAAGGGGAAACATTATATAAGTCATGGACCTTTCCTCTGATACAATCTCAGAGATTCAAATGTTCAGGAGGAGTTAATAATGTGGAGACAACTTGTGTTATAAAGTCAAGCAAAAAAGTTATATGATTGTACGTCATTTTCTCAACAAAGTAAAAGACAGTAAGCGATTATAGAAGACAGGAGGGAAATGACGTGAGTTATTATCAGTGGTTGTCTTTAAACGGAGGGATAGTGagtgcttccttttcttctttttcctatttgtatgttttaaaaatttactatgaGCACGTATTTTTCTGAAGTATGGaagaatgaaataagccagagcttaaaaggtaaaaaaatcatGCATCTGTTCCAATAACTCATAGCTACTCACTGTCACAATCTTAGTTCTCATCCCAGTTGTATAATTTTGGACCAGCCTCCGATCTACCTGTGCTTAGTTTCCTCTCCTAGAATTACTCTTGGTCACTTATTCTCAGCAAATAGTGTGTCTTCTGGTTCCGCTTTCTCCCTATGTAGGTTAATCTCTATAAGATTAAGATTAATCGCTATAAGATTAATCTCTATCTTGTTTCCAAAGATGGGCTTGGAAATGGTCCCTGAAACTCAGACACTTAACCCTTCCAGATATTGTCAGTATCTCTTGTTGCTGAATGGGCAGGTTAGCTATAGACGGAGTTGTTACTTGGGCTTCCTCCAAGAACCTATATTCTGTCTGATGTCATCTTTAAATGATTCTCACTCTCTGGTTTGATTCTGCTTGGTCACCCACATCCAGGAATCAAGTCACCTTGTAGGGACTGCTGGCCATTCACTCCCAGGCTGTATCTCTGTCCTTGGCCATTTGCTCGTATTCCAGTCCTGCCAAGTCAGGcattctccatctgtaaaacctgcttgtgATGCTCAGCCCCATCTTGCTTTGAATCTGAGTTTTTCAAagttacgagggtgagtcaaaaattatctgcactctggttgtagaagttattttaattaacttttagaaaagacaaatacatcatttttcgacataatccccttgcttttcaatacattttgtccatctgtcaataagctttcatatttcctcattaaaaaatgttttaggctgagctgcgagccatgaatgcactgctgtcttcgcttctttatcagaagtggaatcttcgtcctcatagggagGCTTTCAGGGGATGAAAttggtgaaagtccagtggagcaagatcaggactatagggaggatgatttaacacctcaaaacgaagtttttgcagcgtgttgacagtgtgggcagaagtgtgtggatgagcacaccctcagaccacaaaaagcgaatcactgcacgctgctcttctttcgtgcaaatcacaagtggggcatccatttttgctcgcaccacagtaacaaatgaattgatgtaacacgttcacacctgcacagcagtgactggggagacagtagccttgaactggaagcactgataagacagtgaaaCCAACAGAAGTATTTACATAATCGGAGtccggataatttttgactcaccctcctacaaTGAAGAGGCATTTCACAGAGCCTGAGCTTCTAATCTGGGACAGGACCTTTTACTGAGTAGAACATTTTCTCCAGCTGAAGAATCTCCACAAAGCTCCCTTCATGTctctgttcctcaggctgtagataaAGGGGTTCATCATAGCGGTGACCATTGTGTAAATCACAGACATAACCATTCCAGTATCTGCTGAGTAGGAGGATGAGGGCCGAAAATATACCAGAAAGAGCGTCCCATAGAAGAGAGTGACCACTGTCAGGTGAGAGCCACAGGTAGAGAAGACTTTGTGCTTGCCCCCAGCAGAGGGAATCCTGAGGACGGTGTGGATGATGTGGGCGTATGACACTAAGACACAGGTGAGAGGGATCATACCTGAGAGAACGGCTTCTGTTAACATGGTGACCTGAAAGATGTGCGTGTCTGAGCAGGCAAGCTTGAGGAGTGGGGGTACATCACAGAAGAAGTGTGGGATGGAATGGGAGGCACAGAAGGAGAAGTGAGACATGAGGAGAGAGAGCGAGAAGGCCAGGAGATGGGAGCAGAGCCAGGATGCAGTGACCAGCAGCAGGCAGCGCTGGGGACACATGACGGTGGAGTAGTGGAGAGGAAGGCAGATGGCCAtgtagcggtcataggccatgacagCCAGCAGGAAGTCATCCAGCAGGGCCAACGCCATGAAGAAGTACATCTGCACGAGGCACCCAGTGTGGGAGATGGTG from the Hippopotamus amphibius kiboko isolate mHipAmp2 chromosome 2, mHipAmp2.hap2, whole genome shotgun sequence genome contains:
- the LOC130844269 gene encoding olfactory receptor 1361-like — encoded protein: MGITNQTSISDFLLLGFSQHPEQQPLLFVLFLAGYLVTVLGNLLIVLAIGSDPHLHTPMYFFLANLSFVDTCFSCTIVPKVLVNLHTQHYTISHTGCLVQMYFFMALALLDDFLLAVMAYDRYMAICLPLHYSTVMCPQRCLLLVTASWLCSHLLAFSLSLLMSHFSFCASHSIPHFFCDVPPLLKLACSDTHIFQVTMLTEAVLSGMIPLTCVLVSYAHIIHTVLRIPSAGGKHKVFSTCGSHLTVVTLFYGTLFLVYFRPSSSYSADTGMVMSVIYTMVTAMMNPFIYSLRNRDMKGALWRFFSWRKCSTQ
- the LOC130846032 gene encoding heterogeneous nuclear ribonucleoprotein A1-like, with the protein product MSKSESPKEPEQLRKLFIGGLSFETTDESLRSHFEQWGTLTDCVVMRDPNTKRSRGFGFVTYATVEEVDAAMNARPHKVDGRVVEPKKAVSREDSQRPGAHLTVKKIFVSGIKEDTEEHHLRDYFEQYGKIEVIEIMTDRGSGKKRGFAFVTFDDHDSVDKVVIQKYHTVNGHNCEGRKALSKQEVASASSSQRGRSGSGNFGGGCGGGFGGNDNFGCGGNFSGRGGFGGSCSGGGYGGRGDGYNGFGNDGSNFGGGGRYNDFGNYNNQSSNFGPMKRGDFGGRSSGPYGGGGQYFAKPRN